AGAAACAGACCAAAAATAGCATTTCCACCCAGTACGAGGGCAAACAGTACTAAACTTCTCTGCCAGTAACGGCGCTGAATTGTACAGTCTGAAATTAGGGTAATTACAGGTTTACCTTGCACTTTTTGCAGTAATTGTTCTAGTCGCCAAAACATCCACAACAGAAAGGGAAATAAACCATAACTCAGGAAACGTAGGGGTAGTGAGTAACGCCAAGAACTAGATAAGACATTAACTAGGGCATGGCAGATTACAGAATTTAGCCAAGCCCTAAAAATAAACTTCTTGTCTCGATTTAATCGAGTGTGGGAGGAAATATAAATCCCTAAAGCATATCCCCAAGGTGCAGAGAACATAGCGTGGACTGGCGTACCAATAGTCCGGTCAAGAATTGATGCGGTATCGTGGAAAAGGTAAATCCAGTTCTCTTCGGCAGTAAATCCAAGGGCAACGGCGATGGTGAAGAGGAAAACCGTCGAGTGAAGTAATCGATATTTGCGTTGCAGATAGTAGGTTGGGATAAAAACGGCAGCTAACTTGCAGCCTTCTTCAATTGTGCCTACTTCCACAAGCTGCCGCAAGGCTATACCAGGAAGCCAACGTTTGAGCTGTTGCCAGTCTACAAAATAGTTCGCTACAGTTTCAAAAACCCATTCGAGGCTAAGGGCTAAGAT
This Nostoc sp. C052 DNA region includes the following protein-coding sequences:
- a CDS encoding PrsW family intramembrane metalloprotease is translated as MVDLSLLLWAVIPPLLLLGYYYCRVPFAPPLLKLLMFFIIGAMSGILALSLEWVFETVANYFVDWQQLKRWLPGIALRQLVEVGTIEEGCKLAAVFIPTYYLQRKYRLLHSTVFLFTIAVALGFTAEENWIYLFHDTASILDRTIGTPVHAMFSAPWGYALGIYISSHTRLNRDKKFIFRAWLNSVICHALVNVLSSSWRYSLPLRFLSYGLFPFLLWMFWRLEQLLQKVQGKPVITLISDCTIQRRYWQRSLVLFALVLGGNAIFGLFLLARTVSPLSPSKLFDSDILWFIFSRFLLNLFFGVLAWGIYRYLRHSARRRYF